A section of the Pseudomonas tritici genome encodes:
- a CDS encoding metalloregulator ArsR/SmtB family transcription factor — translation MLDSISPPTLFKCLADTTRARMTLLILREGELCVCELIHALDDSQPKISRHLAQLRSAGLLLDRRQGQWIYYRINPALPDWVTTVLHTTLQANRPWLHSDAQRLDAMGDRPQRASTCC, via the coding sequence ATGCTGGACTCCATCTCCCCACCCACCCTGTTCAAATGCCTGGCCGATACCACCCGGGCACGCATGACGTTATTAATCCTGCGTGAAGGCGAACTTTGCGTGTGCGAACTGATCCATGCCTTGGACGACAGCCAGCCAAAAATCTCCCGCCACCTGGCGCAACTGCGCAGTGCCGGGTTGCTGCTGGACCGTCGCCAAGGCCAATGGATTTACTACCGCATCAACCCGGCATTACCCGACTGGGTGACTACCGTGCTGCACACCACCCTGCAAGCCAACCGGCCCTGGTTGCACAGCGACGCACAGCGTCTGGATGCAATGGGCGACAGACCACAACGGGCCAGCACCTGCTGCTGA
- a CDS encoding arsenic transporter — protein MLVALAIFIFTIVLVIWQPKGLGVGWSATLGAILALASGVVSLADIPVVWHIIWNATGTFVALIIISLLLDEAGFFAWTALHVARWGRGRGRRLFAYMVLLGALVSALFANDGAALILTPIVMSMLLALRFSPAATLAFVMGAGFIADTASLPLVVSNLVNIVSADYFKIGFNEYAAVMVPVNFVSVAATLAVLMWFFRRDIPQTYDPADLEDPASAVHDRATFRAGWWVLGILLVGCFALEPLGIPISAISAVCAVLLLVIAAKGHTISTRKVLKEAPWQIVIFSLGMYLVVYGLRNAGLTTYLATWLDTFATYGVWGAAMGTGVLTALLSSAMNNLPTVLIGALSIESSHAVGVVKDAMIYANVIGSDLGPKITPIGSLATLLWLHILARKGITITWGYYFKVGIVLTLPVLLITLAALALRLSL, from the coding sequence ATGCTTGTCGCACTCGCGATTTTTATCTTCACCATCGTATTGGTCATCTGGCAACCCAAGGGCCTGGGCGTTGGCTGGAGCGCAACCCTGGGCGCCATCCTGGCCCTGGCCTCTGGCGTGGTCAGCCTGGCGGATATTCCGGTGGTGTGGCACATCATCTGGAATGCCACAGGGACCTTTGTCGCACTGATCATCATCAGCCTGTTGCTCGACGAGGCCGGGTTCTTTGCCTGGACCGCCCTGCATGTAGCACGCTGGGGGCGTGGGCGCGGCCGGCGTTTGTTTGCCTATATGGTGTTGCTCGGCGCATTGGTCTCGGCGCTGTTCGCCAATGACGGCGCGGCGCTCATTCTCACGCCGATCGTGATGTCGATGCTGTTGGCCCTGCGCTTCTCCCCGGCGGCGACCCTGGCATTCGTCATGGGCGCAGGCTTTATCGCCGACACGGCGAGCCTGCCGCTGGTGGTCTCGAACCTGGTGAATATCGTCTCGGCGGATTACTTCAAGATCGGTTTCAACGAATACGCCGCCGTGATGGTGCCGGTCAACTTCGTCAGCGTCGCGGCCACGCTGGCGGTGCTGATGTGGTTCTTCCGCCGCGATATCCCGCAAACCTACGACCCGGCCGACCTAGAAGATCCCGCCAGTGCCGTCCACGACCGCGCCACCTTCCGCGCCGGCTGGTGGGTGTTGGGCATTCTGTTGGTCGGTTGCTTTGCCCTGGAGCCGCTGGGCATTCCCATCAGCGCGATTTCCGCCGTATGCGCCGTGCTCCTGCTGGTCATCGCCGCCAAGGGCCACACGATCTCCACGCGCAAAGTGCTGAAAGAAGCACCGTGGCAAATCGTGATCTTTTCCTTAGGCATGTACCTGGTGGTCTACGGACTGCGAAACGCCGGCCTCACCACCTACCTCGCAACCTGGCTCGATACCTTCGCCACTTACGGCGTGTGGGGCGCGGCGATGGGCACGGGTGTGCTGACGGCGCTGCTGTCCTCGGCGATGAACAACTTGCCGACGGTGTTGATCGGCGCGCTGTCCATCGAGTCCAGCCATGCCGTGGGCGTGGTCAAGGACGCGATGATCTACGCCAACGTGATCGGCAGCGACCTGGGCCCGAAGATCACTCCCATCGGCAGCCTGGCTACCTTGCTGTGGCTGCACATTCTGGCACGCAAAGGCATCACGATTACCTGGGGTTACTACTTCAAAGTCGGGATCGTGCTGACCCTGCCGGTGCTGCTGATCACCCTTGCCGCCCTCGCCTTGCGCCTGAGTCTTTGA
- a CDS encoding arsenate reductase ArsC, whose protein sequence is MKVLFMCTANSCRSILSEAVFNHLAPHGFEAISSGSFPKGQVLPRSLSTLQAAGISTEGLYSKGNDAFAGSPPDLVITVCDKAAGEACPVYFGPAVKAHWGLEDPSDVQGDDTNVQAAFDATLAIIATRCRAFFAVPFDRLSPADLKVELDRIAVLS, encoded by the coding sequence ATGAAAGTCCTGTTCATGTGTACCGCCAACAGCTGCCGCAGCATTTTGTCCGAGGCTGTGTTCAACCATCTGGCACCGCACGGTTTTGAGGCGATCAGTTCCGGCAGCTTTCCGAAGGGCCAGGTCCTGCCACGCAGCCTCAGTACGCTGCAGGCAGCGGGTATCAGCACTGAAGGCTTGTACAGCAAAGGCAATGACGCCTTTGCGGGCAGCCCACCGGACTTGGTGATTACCGTGTGCGACAAAGCTGCGGGCGAAGCGTGCCCGGTGTACTTCGGGCCGGCGGTGAAGGCGCATTGGGGGTTGGAGGACCCCTCCGATGTTCAAGGCGACGACACAAATGTCCAAGCTGCATTTGACGCCACGCTGGCGATCATTGCCACACGCTGCCGGGCATTTTTCGCCGTGCCTTTTGACCGCCTCAGCCCTGCCGACTTGAAGGTGGAACTCGACCGTATTGCGGTGCTTTCATGA
- the arsH gene encoding arsenical resistance protein ArsH produces MTTLPNLDITLSAPLRSGSTHPPRILLLYGSTRERSFSRLLVEEAARLLQHFGAQTRIFNPSGLPLPDDAPSDHPKVRELLELMKWSEGQVWCSPERHGSMSAVFKAQLDWVPLALGAVRPTQGKTLAVMQVSGGSQSFNTVNQLRVLGRWMRMFTIPNQSSVPKAFMEFDDQDRMKPSALYDRVVDVMEELVKFTLLLRDRPDLVDRYSERKESADELSQRLNQRSI; encoded by the coding sequence ATGACCACACTGCCCAATCTCGATATCACCCTTTCAGCGCCACTGCGTAGCGGTTCGACGCATCCGCCGCGCATCCTGCTGCTCTACGGCTCGACCCGCGAACGCTCGTTCAGCCGCCTGCTGGTGGAAGAAGCAGCACGCCTGTTGCAGCACTTCGGCGCACAAACGCGCATCTTCAACCCCAGCGGCTTGCCTCTGCCCGATGATGCACCGAGTGATCACCCCAAAGTGCGGGAACTGCTGGAGCTGATGAAGTGGTCCGAAGGCCAAGTGTGGTGTTCACCGGAACGTCACGGCTCGATGTCGGCCGTGTTCAAGGCGCAGCTCGACTGGGTGCCGCTGGCCCTTGGCGCAGTGCGCCCGACCCAGGGTAAAACCCTGGCGGTGATGCAAGTGTCCGGCGGTTCGCAATCCTTCAATACCGTGAACCAACTGCGCGTATTGGGCCGTTGGATGCGTATGTTCACTATCCCCAATCAATCCTCGGTACCCAAGGCGTTCATGGAGTTTGACGATCAAGACCGTATGAAACCTTCCGCCCTGTACGACCGCGTGGTCGATGTGATGGAAGAACTGGTCAAGTTCACGCTACTGCTGCGCGATCGCCCGGACCTGGTAGACCGTTATTCGGAGCGCAAGGAAAGTGCTGACGAACTGTCGCAGCGTCTCAACCAACGGTCGATCTGA